The Methylobacterium sp. PvR107 genome contains a region encoding:
- the gyrA gene encoding DNA gyrase subunit A: MAENDPTGAAPPASDIRPVSITDEMRRSYLDYAMSVIVSRALPDARDGLKPVHRRILYSAFESGHLPERKYVKSARIVGDVIGLYHPHGDQSIYDALVRMAQDFSMRLMLIDGQGNFGSVDGDPPAAMRYTESRLAKPATALLTDIDKNTVDFQPNYDESREEPKVLPARFPNLLANGAGGIAVGMATNIPPHNLGELIDACVALIDEPGLTIEQLTEIVPGPDFPTGGMILGRAGTRQAYATGRGSVIMRAKSHVEELRKEREALIFTEIPYQVNKATLVEKIAELVKEKRVEGISDLRDESDRSGMRIVVEIKRDAMADVVLNQLYRFTPLQSSFGCNMVALNGGRPELMNLKDLLQAFVDFREEVVSRRTKFLLGKARERAHVLCGLAIAVANIDEVIRLIRTSPDPNTAREALMDRDWPAHDIAPLIALVDDPRHRVAEDGTYLLSETQARAILDLRLQRLTALGRDEVGDELKTLADEIADYLDILRSRVRIQGIVKTELAEVRALFATPRRTEIVDFDGSVEDEDLIAREDMVVTVSHAGYVKRVPLSTYRAQRRGGKGRSGMATRDEDFVTRLFVANTHTPVLFFSSQGQAYKEKVWRLPMAAPNARGKALVNILQLQDTSERITTIMPLPEDEASWETLDVMFATASGNVRRNKLSDFTTVNRNGKIAMKLDPGDHIVHVEICRPDQNVLLTTALGQCIRFPVEDVRVFKGRDSTGVRGIQLAKDDRVISMTILNAFDATAEERAGYLKMRRAVTGEAEENGDAEAEDGTEAAAISPERYAEMGAAEQYVLTLSERGFGKRSSSFEYRTSGRGGKGITAMRVNARNGSLIGSFPVEASDQIMLVTDGGQLIRVPVDDIRIVGRASQGVTVFNTAKDEKVVSVEHIEGEDEGAEAGPEGGEEA, from the coding sequence TTGGCCGAGAACGATCCGACTGGCGCAGCCCCGCCCGCCAGCGACATCCGCCCCGTCTCCATCACCGACGAGATGCGCCGCTCCTATCTCGATTACGCGATGAGCGTGATCGTGAGCCGGGCGCTTCCCGACGCGCGCGACGGCCTGAAGCCGGTGCATCGGCGCATCCTCTACTCCGCCTTCGAGTCCGGGCACCTGCCCGAGCGGAAATACGTCAAATCGGCGCGCATCGTCGGCGACGTGATCGGTCTCTACCACCCGCACGGCGACCAATCGATCTACGACGCCCTGGTGCGGATGGCGCAGGACTTCTCCATGCGCCTCATGCTCATCGACGGGCAGGGCAATTTCGGCTCGGTGGACGGCGATCCGCCGGCGGCCATGCGCTACACCGAATCGCGGCTCGCCAAGCCCGCGACCGCGCTTCTCACCGACATCGATAAGAACACCGTCGATTTCCAGCCGAACTACGACGAATCGCGCGAGGAGCCCAAGGTTCTCCCGGCCCGGTTCCCGAACCTGCTGGCCAACGGCGCCGGCGGCATCGCGGTCGGGATGGCCACCAACATCCCGCCGCACAATCTCGGCGAGCTGATCGACGCCTGCGTGGCTCTGATCGACGAGCCAGGCCTGACCATCGAGCAGCTCACCGAGATCGTCCCCGGTCCGGATTTCCCGACCGGCGGCATGATCCTCGGCCGCGCCGGCACCCGCCAAGCCTACGCGACGGGACGCGGCTCGGTGATCATGCGCGCCAAGTCGCATGTCGAGGAGCTGCGCAAGGAGCGCGAGGCGCTGATCTTCACCGAGATCCCCTATCAGGTGAACAAGGCGACGCTGGTCGAGAAGATCGCCGAGCTGGTGAAGGAGAAGCGGGTCGAGGGCATCTCCGACCTGCGCGACGAATCCGACCGCTCGGGCATGCGCATCGTCGTCGAGATCAAGCGCGACGCCATGGCCGACGTGGTGCTGAACCAGCTCTACCGGTTCACCCCGCTGCAATCGTCCTTCGGCTGCAACATGGTGGCGCTGAACGGCGGCCGCCCCGAGCTGATGAACCTGAAGGACCTGCTCCAGGCCTTCGTGGACTTCCGCGAGGAAGTCGTTTCCCGGCGGACCAAGTTCCTCCTCGGCAAGGCCCGCGAGCGGGCGCACGTCTTGTGCGGTCTGGCCATCGCGGTCGCCAATATCGATGAGGTGATCCGGCTGATCCGCACCTCGCCGGACCCGAACACGGCCCGCGAGGCCCTGATGGACCGCGACTGGCCGGCCCACGACATCGCGCCGCTGATCGCGCTGGTGGACGATCCGCGCCACCGCGTCGCCGAGGACGGGACCTATCTCCTGTCCGAGACCCAGGCCCGCGCCATCCTCGACCTGCGCCTGCAGCGCCTCACGGCTCTCGGCCGCGACGAGGTCGGCGACGAGCTGAAGACGCTGGCCGATGAGATCGCCGACTACCTCGACATCCTGCGCTCGCGCGTCCGGATCCAGGGCATCGTCAAGACCGAGCTGGCCGAGGTGCGGGCACTTTTCGCAACGCCGCGCCGGACCGAGATCGTCGATTTCGACGGCAGCGTCGAGGACGAGGACCTGATCGCCCGCGAGGACATGGTGGTGACCGTGTCGCATGCCGGCTACGTCAAGCGCGTGCCGCTCTCGACCTACCGGGCCCAGCGCCGCGGGGGCAAGGGCCGCTCCGGCATGGCGACCCGCGACGAGGATTTCGTCACCCGCCTGTTCGTGGCCAACACCCACACGCCGGTGCTGTTCTTCTCCAGCCAGGGCCAGGCCTACAAGGAGAAGGTCTGGCGCCTGCCGATGGCCGCCCCGAACGCCCGCGGCAAGGCGCTGGTCAACATCCTGCAATTGCAGGACACCTCCGAGCGCATCACCACGATCATGCCGCTGCCGGAGGACGAGGCGTCCTGGGAGACGCTGGACGTGATGTTCGCGACCGCCAGCGGCAACGTCCGGCGCAACAAGCTCTCGGACTTCACCACGGTGAACCGCAACGGCAAGATCGCCATGAAGCTCGATCCGGGCGACCACATCGTCCATGTCGAGATCTGCCGGCCGGACCAGAACGTGCTGCTGACCACGGCGCTCGGCCAGTGCATCCGCTTCCCCGTCGAGGACGTGCGCGTGTTCAAGGGCCGCGATTCCACCGGCGTACGGGGCATCCAGCTCGCCAAGGACGACCGGGTCATCTCGATGACGATCCTGAACGCCTTCGACGCCACCGCCGAGGAGCGTGCCGGCTACCTGAAGATGCGCCGCGCCGTGACCGGCGAGGCTGAGGAGAACGGCGACGCGGAGGCTGAGGACGGCACCGAGGCGGCGGCGATCTCACCGGAGCGCTACGCCGAGATGGGCGCGGCCGAGCAGTACGTGCTGACCCTCTCGGAGCGGGGCTTCGGCAAGCGCTCCTCGTCGTTCGAGTATCGGACCTCGGGACGCGGCGGCAAGGGCATCACGGCGATGCGGGTCAACGCCCGGAACGGCAGCCTCATCGGCTCCTTCCCGGTGGAGGCCTCGGACCAGATCATGCTGGTCACGGATGGCGGCCAGCTGATCCGCGTGCCGGTGGACGACATCCGCATCGTCGGCCGCGCCTCGCAGGGCGTGACGGTGTTCAACACCGCCAAGGACGAGAAGGTCGTCTCGGTGGA